The proteins below come from a single Miscanthus floridulus cultivar M001 chromosome 1, ASM1932011v1, whole genome shotgun sequence genomic window:
- the LOC136460202 gene encoding uncharacterized protein, with translation MTNDTYRDDDQKEEKKEKKDEKKVEKNKSVAFKATSSNGKAKQESSSEDEDSSLDELDDEKMALFVKRFGKFVVKKGYCARRKNSSSRNKDETRRCFKCGSKDHLVAQCPYNSENVDDKTEKKEKKDKMTSKKKKKGGLYVVTWDSDASSSNDDDSDDDKTTKKMALVSIGINEKSSLFDTPSCFMAKATTVQPCDEEHDNK, from the coding sequence atgaccaatgatacatatagagatgatgatcagaaggaagaaaagaaggagaaaaaagatgagaagaaggttgAGAAGaataagagtgtggcattcaaggccacatcatccaatggcaaggcaaagcaagaatcatcaagtgaagatgaagactcaagCCTTGATGAGttagatgatgagaagatggctctctttgtgaagagatttggcaaattcgtggtgaagaagggctattgtGCAAGAAGGAAGAATTCATCATCAAGGAACAAGGATGAAACAaggaggtgcttcaaatgtggtagcaaggatcatcttgttgctcaatgcccatacaatagtgaaaatGTTGATGACAAGacggaaaagaaagagaagaaggacaagatgacctccaagaagaagaagaagggtggtttatATGTGGTTACTTGGGATAGTGACGCTTCctcaagtaatgatgatgatagtgatgatgacaagactacCAAGAAGATGGCACTTGTAAGCATTGGTATCaatgagaagtcttctctctttgacactccatcatgcttcatggctaaggccactacgGTACAAccttgtgatgaggaacatgataataagtga